The Candidatus Thermoplasmatota archaeon genome contains the following window.
TACACCGAATTCGTCACATTCTGCCTGACGTATGTCTTCTTTTCCATATTCTATCGCATCAGCTATTAATGACTTCATATTTTTCCTCCTTTTTTGATAGGCTGGTAGTTGTTATTATATCCCTCCTATTTTTCTCTAAATTTTTCTAATTGGGTTGTATACGCTTCCAGTTGCTGAATTTTTTTGAGGGTCTCCGCTTTTTCATACACTCGTTCTGTTATTTCCTCAATAAGGTGCGACACAGCAGATCTGACTGCCTCGGAACGGGATGCAAACTCCCCCAAACGAATAAACGTGTCTATGGCCCTTATTTGATGCACGGGCAGTCTTACTGTCACCCTCTGTGTTTCCATTTTTTCCCCTCTAGTTGACAAACCAGCGACTTTCAGTCAGATATCGCCCGACATTGAGATGCCAGGAGATGTCATCAGTTGCCTTTTGTCAGACAAAGTAATACCCTCAGGCTTTATATAACTTTCGTTTTTTGCTGTGTATAAACCAACTTTATGACGAAAAACTTCAATCATCTTCCCATTTCATCTCTATGATTTCTTTTATAATTTCTGCCTTTTTCTTTCCGATGCCTTCGATCTCGCACAGCTCATTTACCGTAGCGTTCATAATCCGCCTAACTGAACCAAAATAATCGAGCAGTTTTTTTGCCGATACCGAAGAAATGAATGGCAAGCCCTCTACCACGTAGCGTTGTTTTTCTTTTATGGAAAGGGAAGGCTTGTTGCCCCTGAGGGCTATTTCTTTCTTAATTTTTATCTGTTCCCTGCTCGCCATGCCGTACAATATGCTGGCCGTCTCCCCCATATCTCTCGAGGTGACAACCGAAAATCCGTAGTCCGCTATTATGGATGACAACGCTCCGTAGATTGCCCTCTCGTTTATGCTTCTGGAAAACAGCCCTCCCCCCTCTATAATCAAAATCGGTTTCTGATAAGCCTCAGCCAGCCTTTTTAT
Protein-coding sequences here:
- a CDS encoding ribbon-helix-helix domain-containing protein — translated: METQRVTVRLPVHQIRAIDTFIRLGEFASRSEAVRSAVSHLIEEITERVYEKAETLKKIQQLEAYTTQLEKFREK
- a CDS encoding ERCC4 domain-containing protein, with product MDEKISILVDYRERCSGIAQLLAERGVNVTEEQLPVGDYILSDRMAVERKRALDFLDSLVKKRLFDQIKRLAEAYQKPILIIEGGGLFSRSINERAIYGALSSIIADYGFSVVTSRDMGETASILYGMASREQIKIKKEIALRGNKPSLSIKEKQRYVVEGLPFISSVSAKKLLDYFGSVRRIMNATVNELCEIEGIGKKKAEIIKEIIEMKWEDD